A genome region from Christensenella minuta includes the following:
- the uvrB gene encoding excinuclease ABC subunit UvrB encodes MEKFELHSRYAPAGDQPQAIDELVRGVEENKKAQVLLGVTGSGKTFTMANVIARTQRPALILAHNKTLAAQLCSEFKEFFPNNAVEFFVSYYDYYQPEAYIPGRDLYIEKDASINDEIDKMRHSATSSLLERRDVIVVASVSCIYSIGAPEDYGKLAVSLREGMEYSREMLLDKLVSINYTRNDTDMSRGTFRVRGEVVEIFPAGQSEKAIRVEYFGDEIEQISEIDALTGKKLSILKYIIIFPASHYAMDHEKVLAHLPDIRRDLLKQAEMFKEQGKLLEAERIQQRTMYDIEMLKELGYCSGIENYSRYFDGRSPGQPPYTLMDYFPDDYLLFVDESHVTLPQVRAMYNGDRARKQMLVDYGFRLPSAFDNRPLKFDEFNERVRQAVYVSATPAEYERDLAGGDVVEQIVRPTGLLDPAIEIRRTEGQLDDLLGEIGEIAARGKRVLVTTLTKRLAERLTEYYTEMGIRVKYMHSDIDTLERIEIVRGLRLGEFDVLVGINLLREGLDIPEVELVAILDADKEGFLRNETSLIQTIGRAARNAEGRVILYADTITRSIKAAVTETERRRALQRNYNEKHGITPTTISKDVGEALAISQKAEDEDLAKLPKGERNMRIDLLTQQMKQAAAELEFEAAAKLRDMIEELKKK; translated from the coding sequence ATGGAGAAATTTGAACTGCATTCCCGGTATGCGCCGGCAGGCGACCAGCCACAGGCGATCGACGAACTGGTGCGCGGGGTGGAGGAGAATAAAAAGGCGCAGGTACTCCTTGGGGTCACCGGCAGCGGAAAGACGTTCACCATGGCGAACGTGATCGCCCGCACGCAGCGCCCGGCGCTGATCCTTGCGCACAACAAGACGCTGGCGGCGCAGCTCTGCTCTGAATTCAAGGAATTTTTTCCCAACAATGCGGTGGAGTTCTTTGTTTCGTACTACGATTATTACCAGCCGGAGGCGTATATCCCCGGGCGCGACCTTTATATTGAGAAGGACGCGAGCATCAACGACGAAATTGACAAGATGCGCCACTCCGCGACCTCTTCGCTGCTGGAACGGAGGGACGTGATCGTGGTGGCGAGCGTATCGTGCATCTATTCCATCGGCGCGCCGGAGGATTACGGCAAGCTTGCCGTTTCCCTGCGCGAGGGCATGGAATATTCGCGTGAGATGCTGCTCGATAAGCTTGTCTCCATCAACTATACGAGAAACGATACGGATATGTCGCGCGGCACTTTCCGCGTGCGCGGGGAGGTCGTGGAAATTTTTCCGGCAGGACAGAGTGAAAAAGCGATCCGCGTGGAATATTTTGGGGACGAGATCGAACAGATATCGGAGATCGACGCACTGACGGGAAAGAAGCTGAGCATCCTTAAATATATTATTATCTTTCCGGCGTCGCATTACGCGATGGACCATGAAAAGGTGCTTGCGCATCTGCCGGATATCAGGCGCGACCTTTTAAAACAGGCAGAGATGTTCAAGGAACAGGGTAAACTGCTCGAGGCGGAGCGCATCCAGCAGCGCACGATGTACGATATCGAGATGCTCAAGGAGCTGGGCTATTGCTCGGGCATCGAAAACTATTCACGGTATTTTGACGGACGTTCGCCCGGCCAGCCGCCGTACACGCTGATGGATTATTTTCCTGACGATTACCTGTTGTTTGTGGACGAATCGCATGTGACGCTCCCGCAGGTGCGGGCGATGTACAACGGCGACCGGGCGCGCAAGCAGATGCTGGTGGATTATGGGTTTCGCCTGCCGTCCGCATTCGACAACCGGCCGCTCAAGTTTGATGAATTCAACGAGAGGGTGCGCCAGGCGGTGTATGTTTCCGCCACTCCCGCGGAATATGAGCGCGATCTGGCCGGAGGCGATGTGGTGGAACAGATCGTCCGCCCCACAGGGCTTCTTGATCCGGCGATTGAGATCCGCAGGACGGAGGGACAGCTTGACGACCTGCTCGGGGAGATCGGTGAAATCGCCGCGCGCGGTAAGCGCGTGCTTGTGACGACGCTGACCAAACGGCTTGCGGAACGGCTTACCGAATATTATACGGAAATGGGCATCCGCGTGAAGTATATGCACTCGGATATCGATACGCTGGAACGCATCGAGATCGTGCGCGGCCTGCGCCTAGGCGAATTCGACGTACTGGTGGGCATCAACCTGCTGCGCGAGGGACTCGATATCCCCGAGGTGGAACTTGTCGCTATCCTCGATGCGGATAAGGAGGGTTTCCTGCGCAATGAGACGTCGCTGATCCAGACGATCGGCCGCGCCGCCCGCAATGCGGAGGGGCGTGTGATCCTGTATGCGGATACGATTACTCGGTCGATCAAGGCCGCTGTGACCGAGACGGAACGGCGCCGCGCGCTGCAGAGGAACTACAACGAGAAGCACGGTATTACGCCCACGACGATCTCCAAGGACGTGGGCGAAGCGCTGGCCATCTCCCAGAAGGCTGAGGATGAAGACCTTGCGAAGCTGCCGAAGGGAGAGCGCAATATGCGCATCGATTTGCTAACACAGCAAATGAAGCAGGCTGCCGCAGAACTTGAATTCGAGGCCGCGGCAAAGCTGCGGGATATGATCGAGGAATTGAAAAAGAAGTAG
- a CDS encoding MFS transporter yields the protein MQVSCGFGGLLLAFTSLSDYSFFHPLVIVPLAAGILSLVFFVRRQLRIANPLLDVRIFKNRDFAVGTTLISLYYFAFLGMGIVLPIYIQSYLGQTALVSGLTLLPGAFLMAVTSSISGWMLDRLGARATLIIGSAFLAGGTLLLVMTDAGTPMGVLVADYCVRCIGLGFLIMPTTTWSVDSLDLKKMPDGVAINNTMRQVMGAIGSALMVTVMSAAAAGSGFDSPMRAGVYGVHMSFVFSAVLCSAALVLAVIFVRGTKKEAFKKERRRN from the coding sequence TTGCAGGTCTCATGCGGATTCGGCGGCCTGCTGCTGGCGTTTACAAGCCTCTCGGACTATAGCTTTTTCCATCCGCTCGTAATCGTGCCGCTGGCAGCCGGCATCCTTTCGCTTGTCTTTTTCGTGCGGAGGCAGCTTCGGATCGCAAATCCGCTGCTTGACGTGCGCATTTTCAAAAACCGGGATTTTGCGGTAGGAACCACGCTGATATCGCTTTACTATTTCGCGTTTCTTGGAATGGGGATCGTGCTGCCCATTTATATCCAGAGCTATCTGGGACAGACCGCCCTTGTTTCCGGCCTGACGCTTCTGCCCGGCGCGTTCTTGATGGCGGTGACCAGCTCTATTTCCGGCTGGATGCTTGACCGCCTGGGCGCGCGGGCTACGCTTATTATTGGCTCGGCTTTCCTTGCCGGCGGGACACTTTTGCTTGTGATGACGGACGCGGGCACGCCGATGGGCGTGCTGGTAGCGGATTACTGCGTGCGCTGCATCGGACTTGGATTCCTTATTATGCCGACGACCACATGGAGCGTGGACTCGCTGGACCTGAAAAAAATGCCGGACGGCGTAGCGATCAACAATACTATGCGGCAGGTGATGGGGGCGATCGGTTCGGCGCTGATGGTAACGGTGATGTCTGCCGCGGCCGCGGGTTCTGGATTTGATTCGCCGATGCGCGCGGGCGTTTACGGGGTGCATATGTCTTTTGTGTTTTCCGCGGTCTTGTGCAGCGCGGCGCTCGTTTTGGCGGTGATCTTTGTACGCGGGACAAAAAAAGAAGCATTCAAAAAAGAACGGCGGAGGAATTGA
- a CDS encoding IS110 family RNA-guided transposase, whose protein sequence is MNAVGIDISKGKCMVAILRPFGEVVASPFEIQHTAHELRRLVERLKSLDGETRIVMEHTGNYYLPVARHLHEAGLYVSVVNAILVHDYGQNSLRRVKTDKIDAVKIASYALSHWLDLPQYAPEEDVRHMLKTCARQCNQYVKQSVMLKNSLIALLDQTFPSVNMLFSSPPRKGDGHEKWIDFVGKFWHFECVNSLSKNVFTQRYQKWCKRTGYNFLSTKAAAIYDFACIQVSTLPRSTFAKQLITQAVSQLNSLSETLALIRQQMLSLASGLPEFPVVMAMQGVGNVLGPQLMAEIGDVRRFNRKQSLVAFAGIDAPPFQSGAFEAQSTGISKRGSSSLRKTLFQVMDCLLKHAPSHDAVFQYLDKKRGEGKHYYVYMMAGANKFLRIYYARVKEHLGSLAVQ, encoded by the coding sequence ATGAACGCTGTCGGTATCGACATTTCCAAAGGCAAGTGCATGGTTGCTATCCTGCGTCCCTTCGGTGAGGTGGTTGCTTCACCTTTTGAAATTCAGCACACCGCTCATGAACTCAGACGTTTGGTTGAACGTCTGAAAAGTTTGGACGGTGAAACCCGCATTGTTATGGAGCATACTGGCAATTACTATCTGCCTGTCGCCAGGCATCTGCACGAAGCCGGCCTCTATGTGTCCGTTGTCAATGCTATTCTTGTACATGACTACGGTCAAAATTCCCTTAGACGGGTCAAAACGGACAAGATAGATGCTGTTAAAATCGCCAGCTATGCTCTAAGCCATTGGCTTGATCTTCCGCAATATGCGCCGGAAGAAGACGTTCGCCACATGCTTAAAACCTGCGCCCGCCAGTGCAACCAGTACGTTAAGCAGAGTGTTATGCTTAAAAACAGCCTCATCGCTTTGCTTGACCAAACCTTTCCGAGTGTCAACATGCTGTTCTCCAGCCCGCCCCGCAAGGGGGACGGTCACGAAAAATGGATTGACTTCGTGGGTAAATTTTGGCATTTTGAATGCGTCAACAGCCTTTCCAAAAACGTTTTTACCCAGCGCTATCAAAAATGGTGCAAAAGAACAGGTTACAACTTTCTTTCCACTAAGGCCGCTGCCATCTACGATTTCGCCTGCATACAAGTCAGTACACTGCCTCGAAGCACCTTTGCCAAACAGCTTATTACTCAAGCTGTGTCGCAGCTTAACTCCCTATCGGAAACGCTGGCTCTGATTCGGCAGCAGATGCTTTCCCTTGCCTCCGGCTTGCCGGAATTTCCTGTTGTCATGGCTATGCAAGGGGTCGGCAATGTGTTAGGACCTCAACTCATGGCTGAAATTGGCGATGTGCGACGTTTCAACCGTAAGCAGTCGCTGGTTGCTTTTGCCGGTATCGACGCACCGCCTTTCCAGTCCGGCGCCTTTGAAGCACAGAGTACCGGCATTTCCAAACGAGGTTCTTCCTCACTCAGAAAGACGCTTTTTCAGGTCATGGACTGCCTGCTCAAACACGCGCCCTCTCATGATGCTGTATTCCAATATCTTGACAAAAAACGCGGCGAGGGTAAGCATTATTACGTCTACATGATGGCAGGAGCCAACAAGTTCCTGCGTATCTACTACGCACGGGTTAAGGAGCATCTAGGCAGTTTGGCGGTTCAGTAG
- a CDS encoding MFS transporter, with amino-acid sequence MGVDKKYMPTIMIILVGTFVGSLTQTLLTSALPKIVADLGISVGLGQWLTTIYLLVIGIMVPTTSFLIGRFSTRQLFYTCMSFFFTGSLLALFSGNFAMLLSGRVLQAVGTGILFPLLNVIVLELAPLSRRGFAMGIVGLAVSFAPAIAPTLSGWLNDTYGWQSIFLLLSVFSGAILLCAAFLLKNVKREEFSGPLDKLSILLSYYNNLWIGYGSQPYAFPSHSLSYNKGSNWSDDSFLGSTRPYVRQSAILLLQRSFCR; translated from the coding sequence ATGGGAGTGGATAAAAAATATATGCCGACCATTATGATTATTTTAGTGGGAACGTTTGTGGGTTCGCTTACCCAGACGCTCCTTACGTCCGCGCTGCCGAAGATCGTTGCCGACCTTGGGATATCGGTAGGCCTTGGGCAATGGCTCACGACAATTTATCTTCTCGTGATTGGAATAATGGTGCCGACAACTTCTTTTTTGATCGGAAGGTTTTCTACGCGCCAGTTGTTTTACACCTGTATGTCGTTTTTTTTCACCGGTTCCCTGCTGGCGCTCTTTTCCGGAAATTTTGCCATGCTGCTTTCGGGACGTGTATTGCAGGCGGTAGGAACCGGGATACTGTTCCCGCTTTTGAATGTGATCGTCCTCGAGCTTGCGCCCTTAAGCCGACGCGGCTTTGCAATGGGAATCGTGGGACTTGCCGTCAGTTTTGCGCCCGCGATTGCGCCGACGCTGTCCGGATGGCTGAATGATACATATGGATGGCAAAGTATTTTCCTGCTGCTTTCCGTGTTTTCCGGGGCGATTTTATTATGCGCCGCCTTCCTGCTGAAAAACGTAAAGAGGGAGGAATTTTCGGGACCGCTCGATAAGCTTTCGATCCTCCTTTCCTACTACAATAATTTATGGATAGGATATGGCAGCCAGCCATACGCCTTTCCATCCCATAGTCTAAGCTACAATAAGGGGAGTAATTGGTCTGACGACTCCTTTCTTGGGTCTACACGCCCGTACGTGAGACAGTCAGCCATCCTCTTGTTGCAGCGTTCGTTTTGCAGGTAG
- a CDS encoding ABC transporter permease produces the protein MKSKLVKETLREIWRSRNRFFSILGIVALGVGFFAGVKASCPDMKLTMERYYEDTALADVHLVSTYGFSDNDLAAVREDNGIRAMMPAYSIDAFVDVGDRADTIVKVLSLDTENLKNPDALNKPVLQEGRLPERAGECVVEKNIHSPEEFQIGNTIKLIAGKEDEKIGDTLVQDTFTIVGIVESPQYISFDRGKTQIGDGEIDTFMMIPAGDFKLDVYTDVYLTLYSTQGLSPFEQPYQDEVDQAVKRFEQIADVREQGRYDEIVSEAQEKIGDAKRELADGEQQQRTELADAQQKIDDAQAELLDGRAELDKSRNEYDTQISAAQERLDAARQTLADGRAQYEAGLAEYEDGMRRYEDGLQEYTQGLADFEARKTAALEELHSLEKQRDTLKKQVEDGQAQISGGRSLVAGISHVTAVYENDSVPDLSQLPPDVAAVIDGAGALDAMIPPGTLPSGVTAKGMLEQYVLAPPESPVKGLLESGLHQVVDGVNSYLDTQEQQLAPAKEGLAQLEQGISDGYAQLDGAQQKLDESKYTLDTAKAELDGAQQELDGTKAQLDAGTAELAAGRAELAMQKKTGAQALADAEQQLTDGQTALDQARADYDEGRRESDEKLEDARREIADAEAQLADVQKPVWYVWDRDDNPGYSSYQDDAEKVDAVAQVFPVFFILVAALVCLTTMTRMVEEQRTQIGTLKALGYTNRAIMAKYLWYAIAASLVGSIAGLLVGFTLFPTTIIHAYQIRYFMPEPITPFRWDYAVWCTAAAILVTGISAWAAGYAELKEQPAQLMRPKSPPSGKRVLLEKWTWLWNKLNFTQKVTVRNLFRYKKRVLMTVVGIAGCTALMLTGFGLQYSVGAIVPKQFGEIFIYDAMGAMSNDITPEETGTVRQRLAETPGVAKDMMLLYQGMDAEAGKNKASVTAFVPEAPDQLGDYITLRTREEHIPLSLSDDGAVVNEKLAKLLGLKLGSTFTLENADGDKAEVRVSGITENYAMNYVYMSPAYYQQVFGAEPVVNTFLFNTEEGADLSRLSETILGYDNIQGISYAESSVTQFSDIADSLGSIVLVLIMSAGLLAFIVMYNLVNINVTERIRELATIKVLGFYDKEVSAYIYRENNISAVIGMLAGLVGGIFLEKFVIRTAEVDIVMFAPEIPWTAFLYAGALTMAFTFIVNFVLHFKLKKIDMVESMKSIE, from the coding sequence ATGAAGTCAAAGCTAGTCAAGGAAACGCTGCGCGAAATATGGAGAAGCCGTAACCGTTTCTTTTCCATATTGGGCATTGTGGCGCTTGGCGTCGGCTTTTTTGCCGGGGTTAAGGCGAGCTGCCCGGACATGAAGCTTACAATGGAGCGCTATTACGAGGATACCGCGCTTGCAGATGTGCATCTCGTCTCGACTTACGGGTTCAGCGACAATGACCTTGCCGCGGTCCGTGAAGACAACGGTATCCGGGCAATGATGCCCGCCTATTCCATAGATGCGTTTGTGGACGTGGGGGACCGGGCCGATACGATCGTGAAGGTGCTTTCACTTGATACGGAAAATCTCAAAAACCCGGACGCACTCAATAAGCCTGTCCTACAGGAAGGCCGTTTGCCCGAAAGAGCGGGCGAATGCGTCGTAGAAAAAAACATCCATTCTCCCGAAGAATTTCAGATCGGGAACACTATAAAGCTTATTGCAGGAAAAGAAGACGAAAAGATCGGCGATACCCTCGTGCAGGATACCTTTACCATCGTTGGGATCGTGGAATCGCCGCAGTATATTTCTTTTGACCGCGGCAAGACGCAGATCGGCGACGGGGAAATCGATACGTTCATGATGATCCCGGCGGGCGACTTTAAGCTTGACGTATATACGGACGTTTACCTGACGCTTTATTCCACGCAGGGGCTTTCGCCTTTTGAGCAGCCCTATCAGGACGAAGTGGACCAGGCTGTCAAACGGTTTGAACAGATTGCGGATGTCCGGGAACAGGGACGTTATGATGAGATCGTAAGCGAGGCGCAGGAGAAGATCGGTGATGCCAAGAGAGAACTCGCGGACGGTGAGCAGCAGCAGCGCACAGAGCTTGCGGATGCGCAGCAGAAGATCGATGATGCACAGGCGGAGCTTTTGGACGGCCGCGCCGAGCTTGATAAGAGCAGAAATGAATACGATACGCAGATATCCGCCGCGCAGGAGAGGCTCGATGCGGCGCGGCAAACGCTTGCGGACGGGCGGGCGCAGTATGAGGCGGGGCTTGCGGAGTATGAAGACGGTATGCGGCGGTATGAAGACGGATTGCAGGAATATACGCAGGGTCTCGCCGATTTTGAGGCCCGGAAAACGGCAGCGCTTGAAGAGCTGCACAGCCTTGAGAAGCAGCGCGATACCCTGAAAAAGCAAGTGGAGGACGGACAGGCGCAGATCAGCGGGGGCAGGAGTCTTGTCGCCGGGATTTCCCATGTGACAGCTGTCTATGAAAATGATTCGGTGCCGGACCTCTCGCAGCTGCCGCCGGATGTTGCCGCCGTGATCGATGGGGCGGGGGCGCTTGACGCAATGATCCCGCCGGGGACGTTGCCGTCCGGGGTCACGGCGAAAGGAATGCTGGAGCAGTATGTACTTGCACCGCCGGAAAGCCCGGTGAAGGGCCTGCTGGAGTCGGGGCTTCATCAGGTTGTGGATGGTGTAAACAGTTACCTTGATACGCAGGAGCAGCAGCTCGCGCCCGCAAAAGAGGGACTTGCCCAGCTCGAACAGGGTATTTCGGACGGCTACGCCCAGCTTGACGGCGCGCAGCAGAAATTAGACGAATCCAAATATACGCTTGACACCGCGAAGGCGGAGCTTGACGGTGCGCAGCAGGAGCTTGACGGTACGAAGGCACAGCTTGACGCGGGAACGGCGGAACTCGCCGCGGGCCGGGCAGAGCTCGCGATGCAAAAAAAGACAGGAGCCCAAGCGCTTGCCGACGCGGAGCAGCAGCTTACGGACGGACAGACGGCGCTCGATCAGGCGCGCGCCGACTACGACGAGGGGAGGCGGGAATCGGACGAAAAACTGGAGGATGCCCGCCGGGAGATCGCCGATGCGGAAGCGCAGCTTGCGGACGTGCAAAAGCCGGTCTGGTATGTATGGGATAGGGACGATAATCCCGGTTATTCCAGTTATCAGGACGACGCGGAGAAGGTCGACGCGGTCGCGCAGGTGTTCCCGGTATTTTTTATCCTTGTGGCGGCGCTCGTATGCCTGACGACAATGACGCGCATGGTGGAAGAACAGCGTACGCAGATCGGCACCTTGAAAGCGCTTGGTTATACGAACCGTGCGATCATGGCAAAATATCTCTGGTATGCGATTGCGGCAAGCCTCGTTGGCAGCATCGCGGGCCTGCTGGTTGGTTTCACGTTGTTTCCGACGACGATCATCCATGCTTATCAAATTCGCTATTTCATGCCCGAACCGATCACGCCGTTCCGCTGGGATTATGCCGTTTGGTGTACGGCGGCCGCGATTTTGGTGACCGGAATTTCGGCATGGGCTGCGGGATATGCAGAACTCAAGGAGCAGCCCGCACAGCTGATGCGGCCCAAGTCGCCGCCTTCCGGAAAGCGGGTACTGCTTGAAAAATGGACGTGGCTGTGGAATAAACTGAATTTTACACAAAAGGTGACGGTACGAAACCTGTTCCGGTATAAAAAGCGCGTGTTGATGACCGTTGTGGGTATTGCGGGCTGCACGGCGCTGATGCTGACCGGCTTCGGTCTCCAGTATTCTGTGGGAGCCATCGTCCCCAAACAGTTCGGTGAAATTTTTATCTATGATGCGATGGGCGCGATGAGCAACGATATTACGCCGGAGGAGACCGGGACTGTACGGCAGCGGCTTGCGGAAACGCCGGGAGTTGCAAAGGATATGATGCTCCTCTACCAGGGGATGGACGCCGAGGCCGGTAAAAACAAAGCGAGCGTAACCGCATTCGTGCCCGAGGCCCCGGATCAACTCGGGGACTATATAACGCTGCGCACACGGGAAGAGCATATTCCTCTTTCGCTTTCAGATGACGGTGCGGTGGTGAACGAGAAACTTGCCAAGCTTTTGGGCCTTAAGCTAGGAAGCACCTTTACCCTTGAAAACGCGGATGGGGATAAAGCGGAGGTGCGCGTTTCCGGCATTACGGAAAACTATGCAATGAATTATGTATATATGTCCCCCGCATATTACCAGCAGGTTTTCGGTGCGGAGCCTGTGGTAAACACCTTCCTGTTCAATACGGAGGAGGGCGCGGACCTGAGCCGCCTTTCCGAGACGATTCTCGGGTATGATAATATTCAGGGGATTTCCTATGCTGAAAGTTCGGTGACGCAGTTCTCCGATATTGCGGACAGCCTCGGAAGCATCGTACTTGTGCTGATTATGTCGGCGGGACTGCTTGCGTTTATCGTGATGTATAACCTTGTGAACATCAATGTGACGGAACGTATCCGCGAGCTAGCGACCATCAAGGTGCTTGGTTTTTACGATAAGGAAGTGTCGGCATATATTTACCGTGAAAATAATATTTCGGCGGTGATCGGTATGCTGGCGGGGCTTGTCGGGGGGATATTCCTTGAGAAATTTGTGATACGGACGGCGGAAGTGGATATCGTAATGTTTGCGCCGGAAATTCCATGGACGGCATTTTTGTATGCGGGCGCGCTTACCATGGCGTTCACTTTCATTGTGAACTTCGTACTGCATTTTAAACTGAAAAAGATCGATATGGTGGAGTCGATGAAATCCATCGAATAG
- a CDS encoding ABC transporter ATP-binding protein, whose translation MGSFVQVKDVYKRYRMGEVTITASDGVSFEIEKGEFAVIVGSSGAGKTTVLNILGGMDQCDEGTILVDGCEVSRYSPKELTEYRRFDIGFVFQFYNLVQNLTAKENVELATQICREPKDAETALREVGLAERMNNFPAQLSGGEQQRVSIARALAKNPKLLLCDEPTGALDSDTGKTILKLLQDTCRRDHMTVVVITHNHAITPMADRVITLKNSKVMDVRLNDHPTPVEEIEW comes from the coding sequence ATGGGAAGCTTTGTGCAGGTAAAAGACGTATACAAAAGGTACCGAATGGGCGAAGTGACGATCACAGCATCGGACGGAGTTTCCTTTGAGATCGAAAAAGGAGAGTTTGCCGTTATCGTCGGTTCTTCCGGAGCCGGAAAAACAACGGTCCTCAATATTCTCGGCGGGATGGACCAATGCGATGAAGGGACCATTCTTGTGGACGGCTGCGAGGTCAGCCGCTATTCGCCGAAGGAGCTGACGGAATACCGGCGGTTTGATATCGGATTCGTATTCCAGTTTTATAATCTTGTACAGAACCTGACGGCCAAGGAAAATGTGGAGCTTGCGACGCAGATATGCCGCGAGCCGAAGGATGCGGAAACAGCTCTGCGGGAGGTTGGGCTTGCGGAACGTATGAACAATTTTCCGGCGCAGCTCTCGGGCGGCGAACAGCAGCGTGTCTCAATTGCGCGCGCCCTTGCCAAAAATCCCAAGCTGCTGCTGTGCGACGAGCCGACGGGGGCGCTTGATTCCGATACGGGCAAAACGATCCTCAAGCTTTTGCAGGATACGTGCAGGCGGGACCATATGACTGTCGTGGTCATCACGCATAACCATGCGATTACGCCGATGGCGGACCGAGTTATCACGCTTAAAAACAGCAAGGTCATGGATGTGAGGCTGAACGATCATCCGACCCCGGTAGAAGAAATAGAGTGGTAG
- a CDS encoding helix-turn-helix domain-containing protein yields MQKLKNSNMGYTLRALRKVNGYTQDQLVAKLNLMGIEINRNVYSRIETCELNIPVNLLVGLQEIYSCTFDDFFRAPEDILR; encoded by the coding sequence ATGCAAAAATTAAAGAATAGTAATATGGGCTATACGCTGCGCGCCCTTAGAAAAGTAAACGGTTATACACAAGATCAGCTTGTCGCAAAGTTAAATCTCATGGGAATTGAAATTAACAGGAATGTATATTCTCGTATAGAAACTTGTGAATTGAATATTCCTGTTAATCTGCTTGTCGGGTTACAGGAGATATATTCTTGTACTTTTGACGACTTTTTCAGAGCGCCTGAGGATATATTACGATAA
- a CDS encoding dihydrolipoyl dehydrogenase family protein, with translation MEKYDVVIIGAGPAGFTAAYALKAGNKRVALVEEDLWGGTCPNRGCDPKKVFVSGMEAAERSNQLAGRGLVPVRSIRWPELAAFKRTFTDPFPGAFRKKLQSRGIGTISGSAKFLNPRQIEAGGKIIEANAFIIATGQRPGILDIEGKGYLKTSTDFLDLAELPPSMTFLGAGYIALELASIANAAGSAVTIIHHNDRPLKSFDKDLVSDMVRTFSKKGILFVFNTDIREVSCRDGRFLVSGNRYSEKTDYVVCATGRIPNVENLALENAGIEYGRRGIAVNEYLQTTNPSVFACGDVVDKKQPRLTSVATFEGNYAAAKILGAAAHKIAYPPAVSVVYGSPKLAQAGITADEAAAAPERYRVREVDMTSWFTYRRMNEPISKAKLVYEGERLKGACVLNNEADDLVNYLALLIQKGIGREEAEHMMLGSPTIASDLRYLV, from the coding sequence ATGGAAAAATATGATGTTGTGATTATTGGCGCCGGGCCGGCCGGGTTCACGGCCGCTTACGCATTAAAGGCGGGAAACAAACGGGTCGCCCTGGTAGAAGAGGACCTTTGGGGCGGCACCTGCCCAAACAGAGGCTGCGACCCAAAAAAAGTCTTTGTTTCCGGAATGGAGGCCGCAGAACGCAGCAACCAACTGGCGGGCAGGGGACTCGTTCCCGTCAGGTCTATCCGCTGGCCGGAGCTTGCTGCATTTAAACGCACCTTCACCGACCCTTTCCCCGGAGCATTCAGGAAAAAATTGCAGAGCCGCGGTATAGGAACGATCAGCGGAAGCGCAAAATTCCTAAATCCCCGGCAAATCGAGGCGGGCGGGAAAATAATCGAGGCGAACGCCTTTATTATCGCGACCGGACAGCGTCCGGGCATCCTCGACATCGAAGGAAAAGGCTATCTGAAAACGAGCACTGACTTTCTCGATCTGGCGGAACTGCCTCCCTCCATGACCTTCCTCGGCGCCGGGTATATCGCTTTAGAGCTTGCTTCGATTGCCAATGCCGCCGGAAGCGCAGTAACCATTATACATCACAACGACCGCCCGCTGAAAAGCTTCGACAAGGACCTTGTTTCAGATATGGTCAGGACATTCAGTAAAAAGGGCATCCTCTTTGTTTTCAATACGGATATCCGGGAAGTAAGCTGCCGGGACGGCCGGTTCTTAGTGAGCGGCAACCGTTATTCTGAAAAAACCGATTATGTTGTCTGCGCTACCGGACGGATCCCCAATGTCGAAAATCTGGCGCTCGAGAACGCGGGGATCGAATACGGCAGGCGAGGCATTGCCGTAAATGAATATCTGCAGACAACAAACCCATCCGTCTTCGCGTGCGGCGATGTCGTCGATAAAAAACAGCCCAGGCTGACCTCCGTGGCAACCTTTGAAGGCAATTACGCGGCGGCTAAAATCCTCGGCGCCGCCGCCCACAAGATCGCCTATCCTCCTGCCGTTTCCGTCGTATACGGCAGTCCAAAGCTGGCTCAGGCCGGTATAACGGCGGACGAAGCGGCGGCGGCGCCGGAACGGTACAGGGTCAGGGAAGTGGATATGACCAGTTGGTTCACTTACCGCCGGATGAATGAGCCTATTTCAAAGGCAAAGCTTGTCTACGAAGGCGAACGGCTGAAGGGCGCCTGTGTTTTGAATAACGAGGCCGACGATCTGGTCAACTATTTGGCGCTTCTGATCCAAAAAGGGATCGGCCGCGAAGAAGCAGAGCATATGATGTTAGGCTCGCCGACAATCGCCAGCGATCTCCGCTACCTCGTTTAG